Proteins found in one Fulvitalea axinellae genomic segment:
- a CDS encoding DUF4255 domain-containing protein gives MIDKALAIVAEELNSYFLRRKRNSEGKVILSPLTNQDGSSAVKEQNKVVVSLVDLTEETLLKNQVRFRENSENKIGEVKPSVNLNLHILCSAYFAPANYQESLSYLSGVIAFFQMKPVFESDNTPLMRTFGIERLVFEMQHQDTNSKNNMWNSLGSKYLPSVLYKVRLISFRDDNAGELLPGISGADSNLSS, from the coding sequence ATGATTGACAAAGCATTAGCTATCGTAGCCGAAGAGCTTAATTCTTATTTCCTAAGAAGGAAAAGGAACTCGGAAGGGAAGGTTATTCTATCTCCTTTAACTAATCAGGACGGTAGTTCGGCGGTAAAAGAACAGAATAAGGTGGTGGTTAGTCTTGTCGATTTAACGGAGGAAACATTGCTCAAAAACCAAGTGCGGTTTCGGGAAAACAGTGAAAATAAAATCGGAGAAGTAAAACCGTCTGTCAATCTCAACTTGCATATACTCTGCTCAGCATATTTTGCCCCGGCCAATTATCAAGAATCCCTTTCATATTTGTCAGGGGTTATCGCGTTTTTCCAAATGAAACCGGTTTTCGAATCTGACAACACGCCCTTGATGCGGACTTTTGGAATTGAGCGATTGGTTTTTGAGATGCAACATCAAGATACCAACTCGAAAAACAATATGTGGAACTCTTTAGGCTCAAAATACCTGCCTTCGGTTTTGTATAAAGTAAGGCTTATTTCCTTTAGAGATGATAACGCCGGAGAGTTGTTGCCTGGAATTTCCGGGGCTGATTCTAACTTGTCTTCATAG